CTCCAGGGCTGTCGCCAGCCCCAGCCCCTTGCTCGCTGCCGCAACGATCACCGACTTCCCCTCAAGACCCAAATCCATTGTCCAGTCCTCCTGTCAGATTGGTTGCAGTCCCCTCCTGCTTCCTCTCATTATACATCGTATTCCAGTTCTTTTTTGGCCTGGACAATGAAATCCAGCGGATTCTCGATGGTGTCGGCCGCATATTCCACCGCACCAATCTTCAGACCCAGATTCACCTTGTATTTGCCGGAGAACTCCGAGTCATTCAGTTCCTGCAGCCGCTGTTTGATCCGCTCTATGACAATCTTGGCCCCTTCCCGGTCCGTGAAGAGCAGAAGTCCCCAAGTAGCATCCTCCTTGTCCAGCAGATACAGCGCATCATTGGTACGAATGCTGGACTGGCTGAGCTGGGAGACATCGTAAACGGCTTCAGACAGCTGCTCTTCCGGGATCAAGCGGCGGATCTCATTCCAATACTTCACCTTCACCACAAGCAGCGTCAGCGGGATTTTATAACGGACCGAGATTCCGGTGAACAGGCTGGCATCCTTCTGAAAAGAAATGCTGTTGCGCAGATCCGTATTCTCATCCACAGCGGCCAGATTATTCGTGCGCTTCAGCAGCCGTTCGTTCTCCGCCTGCAGCTCGCGTGTGCTTGCGGTGAAGACCCACAGCACCACTGTAAGCAGCGGGGTCATAATCAGCCAGAAGTACGTATCTACGCCGATGGATGCGCCCTGGGTTACCGTCTGATAGACCACGAAGAAGCCGTAGCCGAAGACAAACGCCAGATTCAGCGTAAGCCCCGCCGTGACTGTAGTGAAATACGTGACCAGTGCCAGGATGAAGGATACATTCAGAATAATAATGTTCTGGATATAATGGTCCGGAGATCCTGCGATATATACGATACAGGCAAAGATCAGGACCAGAAACGCCAGGAAACCGAGATCCGAGGTCAGACTGCTGCGGTTACGTCTCACGCTTGATCACCACGTTTCTTCTTATGTTTGCGCAGCAGCAGAAGCAGCGCCACCACCACCAGCGTCACAATCATTACGGCCGCGATCACAAAGCCCAGCACATCTGTGCGCTCCATAATCTTCGCCACCGCCGAATCCTTGGCTGCCCCGGAGATCAGCTTGAAGCGGTAGGCATTAACCCCGCCATCCTTGTCCGTCACTACCCCGTCACCGTATACCTTCCATCGGTCCTTCTCACTCCCGATCAGCTTGGAGACGAGGAAATAGTTCTCGGAGCGGACACCCGTAACCGCCAGCAGGCCACGCCCGCTCTCGTAGGGGGAATCCAGCAGCTGCAGGGTGCCGATCCCGGCTCCATACTGCTCCTCGATAGCCATTTTCTCATTGGACAGCAGGGTGGAACCGTCCTTGCTGTATTTGAAATAGAGCTTGTCATTGTTGTCGCGGATCACCTTGTTATTCTTATAGGTCCCAATGGCAATGATATTGTTGTCCTTCAGATTACCCGCTGCTGCGCTATCGTTGTAGAAGTGGACATCTCCGGTATTCCCTCCGGCATACTTGCCCAGCATACCAAGGATATTGCCCAGGCTCCGGTAGGTGTAATCATCCCGTTCCTGCGGCAGTACCACAGCCACACGGTTGAAAATGCCGTCCCGCAGGAACGGATACGGATAATTGCCCAGCAAAAGGTCCGTGCGGTCCTTCGTGTTCAGGCGCATCATAGATTCCTTGCTGATATAGGCCCAGGGCATCTGCTCCCTGTTAGGTGTACAGAGGGCGCTCGCCAGCTCCAGATCAAAGGCCACCGTGACCGAGAAATTGCCGGTGATCCCCAGACTCTGCGGCACATTCAGATTCAAAACATCCCCGTTGGCCAGCTCCTTCGTCAGCTTCTTGCTGCCGATGGGCGTATTATTGATGCTCACCGTCACCAGGGAACGGTTGAAGTCCAGATTTCCGGCATAGCGGAAATCCAGGCTGATTCTGCCATCATCTGCAATGGAGCGGTTGGACGGCAGCGATACGAAATACGTCTGCTCCTGATGATTCGGCCCGGTGAGCTTGTCCCCCGTCTCTGTGAACGTTATATTCGTGCTGATCGGCGGGGCCGGGTCCGCTACATCAGTAGCAGCATCAACAACCTTCAGATTCTTGCTGATCTGGCCCATCCGTTCACTGCTGGCCATCAGCCTGCCGGCTTTGATCAGCAGGCTCTCATCCTTGGAGGTCACAACCAGTGTCGGCAAGGATTCCTTGTTCACCAGCTGAATGACCGCATGTGTGCCAAGGTCATCCGCCGTACTCACCAGCTTCTTCATCCGGTCCGGCAGATTATCGTACATGGCTACCAGAACTACTGCACGCTTGTCCTGGACAGTATCTTCACGATAAGGGAGCAGCGCAATGGTCCTGTCGTTCAGCGTATTGCCTTTGGCGAACCCTGAGAGGGCGTAGGTGGCGCTCTCCAGCTCTGCCCCGCTGGCCTTCTGCGGCACGGCGAGCAGGCTTTGGTCTGCTTTTACCGTATCCATTCCCGAGAATCTGGCACTGAAATCCTGAATGCCCCCGGTGATTGCCTTAGGCGTATATTTCACAGCAATACTTGAAGTATTGAACAGATGCAGCCAGCTATCCTGTGTATCGTCCAGATTGCAGAGCTGATACCCCTCCGTATTGGTTCTCAGGTTGCCCCGGATGCCCAGCGTATTGGTTCCTACTGTAAGGAACCCTTTGGGCGCCTCAATGCTCAGAATCTGCTCCCCGTTATTGTCCCGGGACGGCCGGAAGGAATAGAACGGGATGCCGTTAAGCGACAAGGTTACACTCGACACCTGATCCTCATTAATCTGAGAACTCTGATAATGCAAGTTAATCCTCACCGTATCCACGTTCCAATAGTCCATTACCGTGAAGTACTGCTGCTGGGAGCTGGTCCCTCTCAGAGAGATATCACTGCCCGTGAACGAAGTTTCATACGTCTGCCCGGCTTCACCAGGAAGCCCTTCCGCCTGCGCCGCAGGGATTTGAACCAGGAAGAGGGAGAGGCAGAGCAGCGCGGTTATTATCTGTTTTTTCATCATGTTCTGTATCTCCTGTATATCTTATTTCTGGACCTCCGGCGCTTTAGTAACGCTCGGTTTTGTACCATTTGGCTTCCCGTTTGAGAATGACGTCTTTGAGATAGTTATACAGTCCGTAAGCTGCAACCACCATCCAGAGCTGGCAGTAAGAGACATACATCAACATAATGATCCACAGGTTCGACAGGCTCATCTCCCCCTTCTCCGTCGTCAGGGTCACGAAGATCCCGACCACGAACAGGACAATGGCAAGCAGCCACAGGAAGCTGCTGAGTCCGGCGATGGTGGTATGAACATACCCCATGGCATGTAGGACAAGCAGAACATCAGAGGTCACCAGTGAGATCAGGAGCAGGAAATAGATCGAGACATAATACAGAATATCGAAGCGGATCTTCGCAGCCTTCCGGTCGAAGAGGAGCGGAAGGTTCTTCACAATGACATAGATATTACCCTTGGCCCAGCGTGTCCGCTGCTTGAACCATACCTTCACCGTCTGCGGCTCCTGCTCCCAGGTGACCGATTTCGGCTGGAACTTGATCCGGTAGCCCATCATATAAATGCGGAAGCTGATCTCCGTATCCTCGGCAATCGCCTTCACATCCCAGCCGCCGATGCTCTCGACAATCGATCTGCGCATAATGAAGTTCGTCCCCGGGATCGTACAGAGCTTGAACAGCTTCCAGCGCCCCGCTTGAGCCATCCATTGAAAGGACAGGGTCTCAATATTAATGAACCGGGTCAGCAGGCTGGCATCCCGGTTACGTGTTCTGAACTTGCCGATCACCGCCCCAAGCGTCGAATCGTTAATGATCTCCGCTACAAGATACTTCAGCGCTGTGCGCTCCGGTGTATTATCGGCATCATAAATGGCGATGAGCTCCCCCCGGCTGCGGGCGAAGCCGATGTTCAGTGCATTGGATTTTCCTTTGCCGCCTGTAACGGCATCGGTATTGATGATAATCAGATTGCGCTGCGGATTCCTGCGCTGGATCTCATCGAGCAGCTCCGCGCTATTATCCGAAGAATTATCGTTAATGACGATGATCTCATACCGGTCATGCGGGTAATCGAGCGCCAATAGGGATTCCACCGTTTTGCTGATCACGACGCCTTCGTTATGTGCAGGGACCATGATCGTAACCACCGGATACTCACCTGTGATCTCCGGATCAGCTTCATTTTCAGTTTCAATGTAGTACAGATATCCCGCTATAATCAGCGCCACATTCACCAGCAGCAGTGACCAGATGCAGATGACAGCAATCACCATCAGCACGTCAGAAATCGTCATATTATTCTCCTAAGGTCGCTATTTTTTGCCGAAATTACCTTCTCAAATATTTCCTCCGGTACAGCCTGTAGCCGATGGTAAGCAGACCGCCGAACAAGAGCAGCGCCGACAGGATCACGATGATGAAGAATTGATTCTGCACGCTGAACAGCTTGTTGAAGCTGGTAGCCTGTTTCTCCTTGTACTCGTAGTCAGCGATAACCGTCTGAGGAGTATAGTCAACATTCAGCACGTTACCGTCCACCTTAATTACTCCATCAGCAGCTTCGAGGGTATGCATATCTGTTGTCACGGTATGGGCATCCTGCTTATAGTCTGCAAAGGTGTACCACTCTGCATTCAGTCCCTGCAGCATGTCCTCCAGCCCGCGCTCATCCCCCGGCAGGTCAAGCGTAACAGCCATGTTCAGCGGAAGCTGCGGCATAGCCTTGCCTATTCTGCCGATTCCCTGTAACAATTCCGGCGGCAGACTGTATAATGCGGAAGCGAAGGCCGCCGAGGTATCTGTCTGCTCCATATAATGGGTCTCCTCATCAGGGTAGAGTACCGCTGAGTCGAAGAAGCCCATGCCTGCGGTGGAATACTCCTTGTCATAGGTCCAGTATCCCTCGGCAGCGACACCCAGCGGCGCCACGCCCCCCTCGGCCAGTACATTGATGAATTGATTCATCTTCCCGTGCAGCGAACGGTCATTGGAGTTGATCGGCGGCCGGACTGCCGGGGCGTTAACAACGATACTGCCGTTTCGGGCCTGAACCGTTCTCAACGCTTCCAGATACCGTTTCATCGCGGGGAAATCTGTATTGCCGAACACCGGCCGGATACTGGCGATGAAGGGAATTCCGCTCTGATACAGCCTGTCCGCCATCTTCTCCAGCAGCTCCAGATCCGAGAAGGGATAAATCTCTTTGATCAACAGGTACATATGGGGCTGTGCGGTGTAGTGCAGCCAATCCTTCAGCACATAGGCCGTAGCCATGGCAGTGAAATCCCCCTGCTTCAGATAGGGCACATAAGCGGTTTTGCCGCTTTTAGCCGCATAAGGCGCCTGTACTTCACCATCGTCCAGAGACCATTCTCCATACGTCCGCCCGCCCTTGGAGGCTGTAATATAGGGCATCTCTTCTACATCCGGCGTAACCCCGGTGAACCCGCCGATGGAGAGGCTTGCACCTGGCCCATGCCACATCCCTGTCTTCAGGTGCAGCGCCTGCTGCACGCGCGCAGGCGGTTTGTATCCAACATGCAGGACCGCCCCCTGATAATCTGCCGCATCCTGCAGATAAGCCTGATTCGTAATCTCAAGCTCATCATTATTCACAACAGTGATCACTCCAGAATAGGCTGACATGCTGCCCTGCTCATAATCAGATATATTCTTAAGCGTGACCTGTGCGCTGTAGGCTGCGAGCAGCCGCTGCAGCTCCGCCACGTTCCCTTCCCTGCCCGCGCCTCTGGCCAGGCCATCGAACAGCAGCAGAATGCGCTGAGCTGGCACTGGAGAGGCTGCGGCAGATTCGGCCCGGGCAGGCGGCAGAAGATATCCGGTCAGGAAGATCAGTACCACAATGACTATTCCTCTACGTCTCAAATGCCAACCCCTCTGTTCAGAGTAGGATAATCCTGGGCCGGCAAGGCAGGCGGTGCAGCCGGCATGGATTTCCTCGATGAAATTCCGCGGCCGATCACGCTGGCTACGGCTTGGAAGGTGATCAGGTCAAAGGCTAAGGTGAACAGAAATTCATGCTTGGCAATATCGGCATCACCGGCTCCAATAATGGAGACTACAATACCCGAGAGTCCAACCAGCATGGTCGCCAGAATCACAAGCAGCCTCTGCATCCCCCGATAATCCCGCGAGCGGACCGCACTTACGAAGGATGGCATATAGATCCCTATAGTTACGGCCATCCAGAGGAGAATGAAGGCGAAGGGACGGGGGGCCAGCTTCTCCTTGAGCGTGCTATACGCTGTGAAGAAATGGCTCTGGGCCCGGAATTCCTTGCCTGCGGATAGCTCATAGTTCCCCATGGCAGCCGGTTTGATCTTATAGGCGCTTTCGGCGGCCGTATCAAGAATCGAGCCGAGCTGATCCGGATGGGTAACATAGTATTTGAGAATAGAGACGAAACCATACCGGCTGTAGAAATCTTTTTCCAGCAGCTCTGATTTCACATCCACAGTTCCGTATTGGTCATAGTAGGTATTCCCCTTGAGAATGGCGTACTGTTCATTGATCCCGAAGGATTGCAGCGCAGTCTCCGGATTCTCCGATTCCATCAGCACTCCGCGCGTCATCGCATGATACTGGTTAATATTCACGAACTCTTTGGAGATATTAAGATAAGTGGCAATCCCGGTAAACATCATTAGAGCGGCGGAGGCAATGGTGATCCAGCGGAACAGCTTATCCCGGCGAATCCAGATTAACGGGATCGCAAGCAGGGAAATGACCATGCCCACAGGAGCGTTCTGCTGCTTGGAGGTCGTAAGAATCACGGTGCTGATCACCAGGATCGCCAGCATCGCGTAATCGTTGTATCTTTTACGGTACAGCAGCAGCCAGGAGGCAAACACCAGGATCATTGTGACCATCACCAGACTTTCACCGAAGAACGAACTGAAATAAGCCGTATATCCCGTATCCCCGAAGATGAACACCGCCAGAACCGCAACCAGCATCCCCCGTTTAAGGGACATCTTGAGCGTAATGGCTTCAATCAGCAGGTAGATCGCAGCGACATACAGCAGGGTATAAATCACAGCTTGGAAGCGGATATCGAATACTTCCTTGCTGAAGAACAGCTTATTGAGAAACAGCGCAAGCTTAATGAACAGCGACTGGGAAGATACCACCATCGTGCTGTTCTCGTTATAGTATTGGAAGATTCCGAACTGCTTCACGAAATACCCGAAATAACGGCTGTCATAATCCGACAGATCGAAATATAAGCCATTGCTATATATAATCCGGTAATAGTCTCCATTATCCGCCATCCCCACATAGGGAAGGGTAAACAGCGAGATAATAGTAACCAGCAGAACGCCAAAAGCTGCAACAAACGCAGGCGTAACCCGAAGACTGCCAAGCATCATTCCGGGCCGGGTGGATGTTTCTAAGTTGTTGTCTATCATTCCGATTCCCCTTTTGTCATATTATGGAGCCTTGTAGGAATACGCCAGGAGTGCCATCAGGTTATCGAAAGAGTAGGCTTGCCGGGCAGCAGGATCACCGAACCCGCCATAGAGCGGACTCGCAGGATCTGTCACCCTGAATTCGTTCATTCGTTCAATACTGGACTGATAAAGTGAACTGTCGCCCAGCACGGCTCCAATCATGGCTGTGAGCGCATAGATTGCTGTAGAACGGATATCATTGGCTGGTTGACCTTCACGTGTATATTGCCCGAACAAGGTTCCCGCTGCGACCTGAGCTTTGATATAGCTTATACTTGCCGGCTTCTGACGGCCGGTCTCTGCCAAATGAAGAATAGTGAGCAGAGATTCGACGGAGTTAATGCCTTCAGAGCTGTATTTACCAGTCTTGTAATCGAAGCGGGTCTCATAGAATGGAAAAGAATCGGACAAATATCCCTCCTCCAAAATTCCGCTCATATTCATCAACAAATTCTCTTGTAATTCGCTAGATATCGACAATTTCTGCAATACACTCAGATCAATATAACACAAAGTTACCGATTCGTTTACCACTTTGTATAAATTGTCAAACATGTCAAACATATAATCTTTTTTGATGTTGTTTTTATAAAATCTTTTACCATATTTATCGGCTTCTCTAGTATATTCCGGTTGGTTAAACACCTGACCCGCTTCCAGCAGTGCCCCGATCATCCGCAGGTCGTCTACCGCTGCATTCACGTTGAATTGCTTCTGCTGCTTGGGGCTGAAGCGGTAGCTGAAGCCGCCCTCCATATCGAAGGTTCTGCGGGCCTGCGTCCACTGCCGGTCGAACAGCTCCTGATTGCGGGTCCGGACAGCGGCCTCCATTAGGAGGGATGCGGATTCGCTTAGAATCTCATGGCCTGTAGCCACTTCTGCCGATTCAGAGGTCTCCTGTAAATTCGTATATACCCCATCGGGTCCTGTAAGCTGTGTATTTATGAAATTGAATAGTTCCCGCTGTTCCAATGTAGGCTCAAGCTGCAGCGCTTCATCCGGCCGTATAGTCTCAGAAGGAGAGACCGCCGGAGTATAGCCGGGAGAGGAAGGTGCCGGACTGGACGAATTGCCGCCGCAGGAGGTTAGCAAGAGCAGCGACATCCCCAGAACAGCAGCCTTGCTATATCTGCTTCCCAATCGATCACATCCTTTGAGACAAGCTTAATTGAATTATCCATAATAATATAACGGTAATTATTGTCACATTATTAACTGTTTTATCAAACATTATGTGTCCATTTCATAGCTTTGGCCCTTTTCATCCTGAAAAAGAGCTGATTCCGTGTCATGACGACCGGAACAGCTCTATTGTGAATTGCCTTATGAAATCCTACAGCTTGATCTAGCTCTCTTTAATTCTCCGGTACGTGGCCTCATCGGCGACGATGTAGAGTCTGGCGTCTGCCGGAATCGGCCGGTCAAGCTTGCGGTTAATGCCCAGATCGCCCCGGTCGGACAGCAGAGTCGCCCCCTGGCGCAGCAGATCCTGAAAGGCCTCCCCATAGGTTGTCCAGCCGCTGCGGCGGGGGATCTCATAAATATCATCCCCGTGCTCGCGGCTGAGCAGCTGGGTGATCACCTCGGAATTGCCCTCCTGTAGGGCAGAGCGTACAGCCAGTCTGGAGATCGCATCATGGGAGAGCACGAACTCGTTCACATGCACATGCTTGAAGTTCTGAATGTTCTTTTCCTGCATAATCTCTACGGTTGTATGTACCTGCGGGGCAATCCGTTCAATGCTGGAGGCGATCAGCAGGGACTTGCCGTCACTCAAGGAAGCTTCGTCGATACGGGTGTCGCTGAACACAATCGCCGCTCTGGCGCTCCCGATATTCGCCTTCAGCAGAATGTCATCGCTTGCAGCATCGCCGCTGATGAAGTGGACCTGCTCCATAGATTCCAGTGGATGCCGACCATTCTCATCGATAATGACCACTTTGCATTCCCTGTCGTAACACAGAATCTCATCCACTGCCGCCTGTGTCTTGCGGTTCCAGTTAATCAGCACCACATGATTGTGTCCGTGAAAAGTCAAGGTTCCGGCTCCTCTCCTGCGCTGCATCTCGCCCATGGCTTCAACAATCTTGCCGATCACCAGACTGAGCAGACCGATGCCAAAGATATATAAGAAAATCGTAAACACCTTGCCGGTGACGGTAGCGGCAAAGTAATCGCCATACCCGACAGTAGCCATGGTGGTCATTACCCAATAAAAGGCGTTGAACCAGCTATGAAACGTGTCCGGCTCCAGCAGGAAGGCGATGGTTGCGCTGAGAAGAATGAAAGCCAGAATAATAAAAGCAATAGACTTCTTCTTCAAATGAAGCAGCTTGCCGGATAATTGGATTATAAAATGCAACGCTCATCCCTGCCTCCCGGGTGAATTGAGCAGGCAGGCAGTAACTGCGCAGAACCCCTTACGGGACGCAGCCGCTGCCCGCCTGCCAAACGGGTCTACCTAAATAATCAGACTGCTGACCGCGAAGGCCGTCCCGATGAACACCATGCAGAGCATGACGCCGACCGCAACATTCCCCTTCTCCAGCTGCTCCGAAATCCGGAAGCCTGGAGTGAACAGCTCGAAGATCCAGTACGAAGCAATCAGGCAGACATACCCCACCGCGAACCACAGCATCATGAACCAGATGGAGGTATTGGTATAAGCGGCCACGCCAAGAATGACCGCCGTCGCCAGGAACTTGCCGCCAAATGCCATCGCTACCGCCACATTCCCCTTCTTCAGCTCCTCCATATCCTTGAAGGGAGTCATGAGCGCGAAGATTACCATCCCCAGCACTTGAAGCAGAACAATGGTCAGAATACTGACCACCAGATTAATTACAATCGTCATTTAGCCCACCCCCGAAATTTCGCATAGGCCGAATCATAGTCGGCGAAATCATGTACTTCCTCCAGCACCACAGAGACTTTCTTCTGCTTCTCCAGCGCGGTATAACGCTTGTCGTCAATCGGCTGCTTGATCCGGTTGCCGGAAGGCAGCTCCAGCACTGCGAAGTTTCTGGTCTTGCTCTGGTATTCCGTCTTGTACACGCCAACCAGATCCACATCCGTTGTGATGGATACCTTGAGATTGGCCAGATCCTCCGTGGCCGCCTTCTGGTCGGCATAGGACTTAAGCGTCGTCCAGGCGGACAACTTGATCTCATTCTTCTGGTCGGCATCCGTTACCAGCTCGGCGTCCATGAACTGAAGCGTCCAGATGGTGTCGCCTGTAGCATAATTCCCGTCATTGGGAAGCAGCTCATTATCCGGCAATACAGTCATATCGCTGCCGACCAGATCGCCAACCTTGCCCTCTACCACCCGGTAATCCCATGGCACACGTGATACATTATCCGTTGTATCGGTACCCGTATGAAATACACTGCCGCTATTCGCTGAACATGCACTCAGCAGCAGAACCCCCAGAAGCAGCATTGCGGTCAGCAGAACGCCCCTTGATCTACGTCCTG
This genomic interval from Paenibacillus sp. FSL H8-0332 contains the following:
- a CDS encoding ion channel, which gives rise to MHFIIQLSGKLLHLKKKSIAFIILAFILLSATIAFLLEPDTFHSWFNAFYWVMTTMATVGYGDYFAATVTGKVFTIFLYIFGIGLLSLVIGKIVEAMGEMQRRRGAGTLTFHGHNHVVLINWNRKTQAAVDEILCYDRECKVVIIDENGRHPLESMEQVHFISGDAASDDILLKANIGSARAAIVFSDTRIDEASLSDGKSLLIASSIERIAPQVHTTVEIMQEKNIQNFKHVHVNEFVLSHDAISRLAVRSALQEGNSEVITQLLSREHGDDIYEIPRRSGWTTYGEAFQDLLRQGATLLSDRGDLGINRKLDRPIPADARLYIVADEATYRRIKES
- a CDS encoding DUF350 domain-containing protein: MTIVINLVVSILTIVLLQVLGMVIFALMTPFKDMEELKKGNVAVAMAFGGKFLATAVILGVAAYTNTSIWFMMLWFAVGYVCLIASYWIFELFTPGFRISEQLEKGNVAVGVMLCMVFIGTAFAVSSLII
- a CDS encoding glycosyltransferase, which codes for MTISDVLMVIAVICIWSLLLVNVALIIAGYLYYIETENEADPEITGEYPVVTIMVPAHNEGVVISKTVESLLALDYPHDRYEIIVINDNSSDNSAELLDEIQRRNPQRNLIIINTDAVTGGKGKSNALNIGFARSRGELIAIYDADNTPERTALKYLVAEIINDSTLGAVIGKFRTRNRDASLLTRFINIETLSFQWMAQAGRWKLFKLCTIPGTNFIMRRSIVESIGGWDVKAIAEDTEISFRIYMMGYRIKFQPKSVTWEQEPQTVKVWFKQRTRWAKGNIYVIVKNLPLLFDRKAAKIRFDILYYVSIYFLLLISLVTSDVLLVLHAMGYVHTTIAGLSSFLWLLAIVLFVVGIFVTLTTEKGEMSLSNLWIIMLMYVSYCQLWMVVAAYGLYNYLKDVILKREAKWYKTERY
- a CDS encoding glycosyl hydrolase family 8, with protein sequence MGSRYSKAAVLGMSLLLLTSCGGNSSSPAPSSPGYTPAVSPSETIRPDEALQLEPTLEQRELFNFINTQLTGPDGVYTNLQETSESAEVATGHEILSESASLLMEAAVRTRNQELFDRQWTQARRTFDMEGGFSYRFSPKQQKQFNVNAAVDDLRMIGALLEAGQVFNQPEYTREADKYGKRFYKNNIKKDYMFDMFDNLYKVVNESVTLCYIDLSVLQKLSISSELQENLLMNMSGILEEGYLSDSFPFYETRFDYKTGKYSSEGINSVESLLTILHLAETGRQKPASISYIKAQVAAGTLFGQYTREGQPANDIRSTAIYALTAMIGAVLGDSSLYQSSIERMNEFRVTDPASPLYGGFGDPAARQAYSFDNLMALLAYSYKAP
- a CDS encoding cellulose biosynthesis cyclic di-GMP-binding regulatory protein BcsB, which encodes MMKKQIITALLCLSLFLVQIPAAQAEGLPGEAGQTYETSFTGSDISLRGTSSQQQYFTVMDYWNVDTVRINLHYQSSQINEDQVSSVTLSLNGIPFYSFRPSRDNNGEQILSIEAPKGFLTVGTNTLGIRGNLRTNTEGYQLCNLDDTQDSWLHLFNTSSIAVKYTPKAITGGIQDFSARFSGMDTVKADQSLLAVPQKASGAELESATYALSGFAKGNTLNDRTIALLPYREDTVQDKRAVVLVAMYDNLPDRMKKLVSTADDLGTHAVIQLVNKESLPTLVVTSKDESLLIKAGRLMASSERMGQISKNLKVVDAATDVADPAPPISTNITFTETGDKLTGPNHQEQTYFVSLPSNRSIADDGRISLDFRYAGNLDFNRSLVTVSINNTPIGSKKLTKELANGDVLNLNVPQSLGITGNFSVTVAFDLELASALCTPNREQMPWAYISKESMMRLNTKDRTDLLLGNYPYPFLRDGIFNRVAVVLPQERDDYTYRSLGNILGMLGKYAGGNTGDVHFYNDSAAAGNLKDNNIIAIGTYKNNKVIRDNNDKLYFKYSKDGSTLLSNEKMAIEEQYGAGIGTLQLLDSPYESGRGLLAVTGVRSENYFLVSKLIGSEKDRWKVYGDGVVTDKDGGVNAYRFKLISGAAKDSAVAKIMERTDVLGFVIAAVMIVTLVVVALLLLLRKHKKKRGDQA
- a CDS encoding GGDEF domain-containing protein — protein: MRRNRSSLTSDLGFLAFLVLIFACIVYIAGSPDHYIQNIIILNVSFILALVTYFTTVTAGLTLNLAFVFGYGFFVVYQTVTQGASIGVDTYFWLIMTPLLTVVLWVFTASTRELQAENERLLKRTNNLAAVDENTDLRNSISFQKDASLFTGISVRYKIPLTLLVVKVKYWNEIRRLIPEEQLSEAVYDVSQLSQSSIRTNDALYLLDKEDATWGLLLFTDREGAKIVIERIKQRLQELNDSEFSGKYKVNLGLKIGAVEYAADTIENPLDFIVQAKKELEYDV